The genomic interval GCTAAGGGCAAAACATTCAGCGTGGTGAAAGTCCCCATGGGGCATCATCAAATGAGCGAGTCCCCCGAAGAAACCTTGGCTGCCCTGAAAACGTTTTTAGGCTTGACCACTTGACGCGAATTGCGCCGCATCAAAGCACATCGCACAGGCGCAAGTCTTGCCATTTCATCCACAGCCCTTGCGATTCAGGGCTGCGCACCAAGAGCAAACGCTCCATCAACGGTGCCAGCGGTGTGCGATGCGGATCCGCCAACATCACGTAGCGGGCTTCTTTGACATGGGTTTGTCTGGCATCGACAGATTCGCTCAAACGCGCAATCCAATCCAAATCCACCAAAGTGGCCAACACGTCTTCGATTTGCAAAGGGTCAAGGGCGAGGTCTTCACACAAGGTGGTCATGCTCGCGCCATGGTCGTCGGTTTGACGCGCAAGCTGCAAGCGCTGCAACACTTCCAAGGCCAACTGAAAACGCCAGCCCACGCTGCGGCCGTCGCGCGAAATGCCGCCGAGCAAACTGGGCAAGTTGGCTACGAACACCGCACCAATCAACACAATGGACCAAGCCAAATAAATCCACACCAACAAAATTGGCACCGTCGCAAATGCGCCGTACACCATCGAGTAGGTGGGCATCTGACCAAAGTAATAGGCCAACACTTTGCGGGCAATTTCAGTCGCAGCCGCCACCCACACGCCCCCCACCAACGCATGACTCCAGCGCACTTGGGTGTAAGGCACAAAGCGGTAAAGCGCACTCACCGCCCAAGCCAAAAGCAAAAACTCTAAGGTGCTGAACAACCAACGTAAGTTGCCCACACCATCCGGCACCACCCCCCGCGAAGCCGCGACAAACTGAGACATCATCACCAAGCTCGCACCCATGAGCAGGGGCCCTAAGGTGATCGCCGTCCAATACAACAACATGCTGTGCACCAACGGACGACGCTTACGCACCCGCCAAATCGCGTTAAGCGTGCGATCAATCGTGAAGACCAAGGCCAAGGCTGACAGCAACAACGCGGTGACACC from Limnohabitans curvus carries:
- a CDS encoding YihY family inner membrane protein, whose translation is MIVLQVHNFFERLARFPWRNTARTLRQRFREDRLGQTAGSLTFTTTIALVPMVTVALAVLTAFPLFGDFQTVLQKRLVESLVPDNISRQVLGYLTMFASKASRLGAAGVTALLLSALALVFTIDRTLNAIWRVRKRRPLVHSMLLYWTAITLGPLLMGASLVMMSQFVAASRGVVPDGVGNLRWLFSTLEFLLLAWAVSALYRFVPYTQVRWSHALVGGVWVAAATEIARKVLAYYFGQMPTYSMVYGAFATVPILLVWIYLAWSIVLIGAVFVANLPSLLGGISRDGRSVGWRFQLALEVLQRLQLARQTDDHGASMTTLCEDLALDPLQIEDVLATLVDLDWIARLSESVDARQTHVKEARYVMLADPHRTPLAPLMERLLLVRSPESQGLWMKWQDLRLCDVL